A window of the Methyloprofundus sp. genome harbors these coding sequences:
- a CDS encoding adenosylcobinamide kinase/adenosylcobinamide-phosphate guanylyltransferase translates to MQHLILGGARSGKSRYAEQCATATGKAVIYIATGTAGDQEMQERIAMHQQSRPSYWQTIEEPILLADTLQQYADSQYCLIVDCLTLWLSNILFDAQGAYQEDIFSQQKHALLELVPNIGTNIIFVSNEVGSGIIPMNSMSRRFVDEAGRLHQQLAQLCTQVTLVTAGIPQTLKH, encoded by the coding sequence ATGCAACATCTTATTTTAGGCGGTGCACGCTCAGGTAAAAGTCGCTATGCTGAACAATGTGCAACCGCTACAGGCAAAGCCGTTATCTACATTGCGACAGGAACCGCAGGAGATCAGGAAATGCAAGAACGCATTGCCATGCATCAACAGAGCCGCCCCAGTTATTGGCAAACTATCGAAGAGCCTATTTTATTGGCAGATACTCTGCAGCAATATGCAGACAGCCAGTATTGCTTAATAGTCGATTGTTTAACCTTATGGCTCAGTAATATACTGTTTGACGCTCAAGGTGCTTATCAAGAAGATATTTTCAGTCAACAAAAGCATGCTCTATTAGAGCTAGTACCTAATATTGGTACCAATATTATCTTTGTCAGTAATGAAGTAGGCTCTGGCATTATTCCCATGAACAGCATGAGTCGTCGCTTTGTTGATGAAGCAGGTCGCTTGCACCAACAACTTGCACAACTATGCACTCAAGTCACTTTAGTCACGGCAGGCATTCCGCAAACACTTAAACACTAA
- a CDS encoding universal stress protein A: protein MQNYQHILLAADFSDHGKYVAQKALEMAKQNQAKLSIIHIVDNLPITDATYGPVIPFDVDLDTELMNAAQKRLAELGKQLQIPAEAQFIEMGNAKLEIVAVAEEQNIDLIVVGSHGRHGLALLLGSTANGVLHHAKCDVLAVRLKDN, encoded by the coding sequence ATGCAAAATTATCAACATATATTATTGGCGGCTGATTTTTCCGATCATGGCAAATATGTCGCCCAAAAAGCGCTAGAAATGGCTAAGCAGAACCAAGCCAAGTTAAGTATCATTCATATCGTCGATAATCTCCCCATTACTGATGCAACTTATGGCCCCGTGATACCTTTTGATGTCGATCTAGATACCGAGCTTATGAATGCAGCACAGAAACGTCTAGCCGAACTAGGCAAACAACTACAAATTCCAGCAGAAGCTCAGTTTATAGAAATGGGCAATGCCAAACTGGAGATTGTTGCCGTTGCCGAGGAGCAAAATATTGACCTGATTGTAGTCGGTTCTCATGGCCGTCATGGACTGGCGTTACTACTTGGCTCCACGGCTAATGGCGTACTTCACCACGCTAAATGTGATGTATTAGCGGTACGTTTAAAAGATAATTAA
- a CDS encoding penicillin-binding protein activator, whose protein sequence is MPFFNYQKILIPCIIIGLTACTPTENIDINNDSGGAVMGLDYRDFHKASSEAVASMLSSGAVDKADGSRYVLAISRITNDTMQRIDTDQLVKKIRIDLLNSGKVVVTTAIAADGAEDHMSMQARQLRHSDEFKQSTVAAKGQMIAPELSLSGKILQRNIKISSRKQQAEYYFQLSLTDINTGLAIWEGETVIGKRGSNDAVSW, encoded by the coding sequence ATGCCATTTTTTAACTATCAGAAAATACTCATTCCTTGCATTATTATTGGGCTAACTGCCTGTACGCCCACGGAAAATATCGATATTAATAACGACTCTGGTGGTGCGGTGATGGGCTTGGATTACCGTGACTTTCATAAAGCCTCTAGTGAAGCGGTAGCCTCTATGTTAAGTTCTGGGGCTGTCGACAAAGCTGATGGTAGCCGCTATGTATTGGCGATCTCCAGAATAACCAATGACACCATGCAGCGTATCGATACTGATCAATTGGTCAAAAAAATTCGTATTGATTTACTCAATAGCGGCAAAGTAGTTGTTACCACTGCAATAGCTGCGGATGGTGCCGAAGACCACATGTCGATGCAAGCTCGGCAACTACGCCATTCCGATGAATTTAAACAAAGTACTGTTGCCGCTAAAGGCCAAATGATTGCACCCGAACTCAGTTTGTCGGGCAAAATCTTGCAGCGTAATATTAAAATCAGTAGTCGCAAACAACAGGCTGAATACTATTTCCAATTAAGCTTAACTGACATCAATACTGGTTTAGCTATTTGGGAAGGTGAAACGGTTATTGGTAAACGCGGTAGTAATGATGCAGTGTCTTGGTAG
- a CDS encoding transposase, IS630 family produces the protein MTGIQALERISPDLPMRAGQVQSIEFEYERHGTQTLLGGFNVATGVIDGLIQETRTEIDFVESIKYLIEKNPEKKVYHFIADQLNTHKSETLVRFVADFCNDTQELGVKGKSGILQSMKTREEYLMIGNRRIVFHYTPKHASWMNQIEIWFGILMKKVIRRGNFVSQQDLKDKIQNFMDYFNETMAKPFKWTYKGKALTA, from the coding sequence ATGACAGGTATTCAGGCATTGGAACGAATTTCCCCCGATTTGCCAATGAGAGCGGGTCAAGTTCAATCTATCGAATTTGAATATGAGCGTCATGGCACGCAAACACTTTTAGGAGGGTTTAATGTGGCAACAGGAGTTATAGATGGTTTGATTCAAGAGACACGAACTGAGATCGATTTTGTTGAGTCGATCAAATATCTGATTGAGAAAAACCCAGAAAAGAAAGTTTATCATTTTATCGCTGACCAATTAAATACCCATAAATCGGAAACTCTTGTGCGCTTTGTTGCAGACTTTTGTAATGACACTCAAGAGCTTGGAGTGAAAGGTAAAAGTGGCATATTACAATCCATGAAAACACGGGAGGAGTACCTGATGATAGGCAATAGGCGCATTGTATTTCACTATACACCTAAGCATGCTTCATGGATGAACCAGATTGAAATCTGGTTTGGAATATTAATGAAAAAAGTCATCAGGCGAGGCAATTTTGTTTCACAGCAGGACTTGAAAGACAAAATTCAAAATTTCATGGATTACTTTAATGAAACGATGGCCAAACCATTCAAATGGACATACAAAGGGAAGGCGTTGACCGCATAG
- a CDS encoding nicotinate-nucleotide--dimethylbenzimidazole phosphoribosyltransferase, producing MDWLAHSIPSPDQRYLLAAVSRQQQLTKPAGSLGELEQLAIRLASLQCTGQPSVDNIWISIFAGDHGIAAEGVSAFPQAVTAEMVKNFAQGGAAINVLAKQHHANLEIIDVGVAANLDGLNIVHNKVAKGTANFLQQAAMTAEQLQAALNAGKVAVERALQQNSQLFIAGEMGIANTSSATAIACSLLNLEAQQLTGAGTGLAAAEIHHKAYIIQQALSLHADISPLPLIILQYFGGFEIAALTGAYMAAAQQQLPILVDGFICSVATLIATRLNPDISPWLIYAHRSAEQGHQLILDALAAKPLLSLNMRLGEASGAALAIPLLRSACALHTQMATFAQAQVSQH from the coding sequence ATGGACTGGTTAGCACACTCAATCCCCTCCCCCGATCAACGTTACTTATTAGCTGCGGTCAGTCGTCAACAACAGCTGACTAAGCCGGCCGGTTCTTTAGGTGAACTTGAACAACTTGCGATACGGCTAGCGTCTTTACAGTGTACTGGCCAACCCAGTGTAGATAATATCTGGATTAGTATTTTTGCAGGTGATCATGGTATTGCTGCTGAAGGCGTTTCTGCTTTTCCACAAGCGGTCACTGCCGAAATGGTCAAAAACTTCGCCCAAGGCGGAGCAGCCATTAATGTGCTAGCCAAGCAACATCATGCTAATTTAGAAATTATTGATGTTGGCGTGGCAGCAAACTTAGATGGCCTTAATATTGTGCATAACAAAGTAGCCAAAGGCACTGCTAATTTTTTGCAACAAGCAGCCATGACCGCAGAGCAACTACAAGCAGCATTAAATGCTGGCAAAGTCGCCGTAGAGAGAGCCTTACAACAAAACAGCCAATTGTTTATTGCGGGTGAAATGGGTATTGCCAATACCAGTAGTGCCACCGCAATTGCTTGTAGCCTCCTTAATTTAGAGGCACAACAATTGACGGGTGCAGGCACAGGGCTTGCTGCTGCAGAGATTCACCATAAAGCATACATTATCCAACAAGCACTGAGCTTGCACGCAGACATTAGCCCGCTACCGCTCATAATATTACAATATTTTGGGGGCTTTGAAATTGCGGCCTTAACCGGAGCCTATATGGCCGCTGCACAGCAGCAATTACCTATTTTAGTAGATGGTTTTATTTGTAGTGTTGCTACGTTAATCGCCACTCGGCTCAATCCGGATATAAGCCCGTGGCTAATTTATGCGCACCGCTCCGCAGAGCAAGGTCATCAACTCATCTTAGATGCCTTAGCAGCTAAACCTTTATTAAGTTTAAATATGCGCTTAGGAGAAGCCAGTGGTGCTGCACTTGCCATTCCTTTATTGCGTTCAGCGTGTGCTCTGCATACACAAATGGCAACCTTTGCCCAAGCGCAAGTCTCCCAACACTAA
- a CDS encoding transposase, IS630 family, with product MRTPKFPVTLKDDEREELEKITRQQTAKSSMVLRAKIILLANSGMKYQNIAQKLDVQNNIITNWTARWHELANKPVRERLQDLPRPGTPDTFTPEQLCRIIALSCEKPEDYDRPITHWTHRELAEEAIKQGIVETISANHLGRLLKKTT from the coding sequence ATGAGAACCCCCAAATTTCCAGTTACATTAAAAGATGATGAACGCGAAGAGCTCGAAAAAATAACTCGCCAACAGACAGCAAAATCGAGCATGGTATTACGAGCCAAGATTATCTTATTAGCAAACTCAGGCATGAAATATCAGAATATTGCGCAAAAACTTGATGTACAGAATAATATAATTACGAACTGGACTGCACGTTGGCACGAACTAGCAAACAAGCCAGTCCGGGAGAGGCTTCAGGATCTTCCGCGCCCAGGCACTCCAGATACATTTACCCCCGAACAACTGTGTCGAATAATTGCACTTTCCTGTGAAAAGCCTGAAGACTATGATCGTCCCATCACTCATTGGACACATAGAGAATTGGCGGAAGAAGCGATCAAACAAGGTATTGTCGAGACTATTTCAGCAAATCATTTAGGCCGTCTTTTAAAAAAAACGACTTAA
- a CDS encoding single-stranded-DNA-specific exonuclease — translation MHYHGITKKIVARPLLGRDAGVSETNTILKRIYLARGIKSDADLQRGLAQLPSPWLLTGMEAMVIYLITAIEQQKKIVIVADFDADGATSCTVAMLGLHLLGAGNVDFIVPNRFEYGYGLTPEIVELVIEKQADVLVTVDNGISSLAGVTAAKQAGMQVLVTDHHLPGDQLPDADAIVNPNLPDDEFPSRALAGVGVMFYILMAMRSRMREQGWFITRNIAEPNLAQLLDFVALGTVADVVALDQVNRILVHQGLLRMRSDKVHAGIKALVEVSGRSLHSLASSDLGFAIGPRLNAAGRMDDMSIGIQCLLADERQYAKQLAMQMDELNSDRREVEGQMKQEAMVLLKEMKALDEQHLTAGVCIYNEDWHQGVIGILASRIKDRLNRPVIAFANADNGEIKGSARSIPGVHIRDVLSDIAVAHPKVLQKFGGHAMAAGLSIQLHDYPVFMLAFDKAVERRLVDVDLAQKVYSDGELSAAEMTIGFCELLQSAGPWGQEFPEPLFHGVFEVVQSRIVGEQHLKLVLRQAVGEQLIDAIAFFVERPEYWLGIRQVKIAYKLDINEYKGQRNIQFIIDYLERLV, via the coding sequence ATGCACTATCACGGTATCACAAAAAAAATTGTTGCACGACCTCTATTAGGTCGAGATGCAGGTGTTTCAGAAACAAACACGATTTTGAAGCGTATTTATTTGGCGCGTGGCATTAAATCTGATGCTGATTTACAACGTGGTTTGGCACAGTTGCCTTCACCCTGGTTGTTAACGGGTATGGAGGCAATGGTTATTTATTTGATTACGGCTATTGAACAGCAAAAGAAAATTGTGATTGTCGCTGATTTTGATGCAGATGGTGCTACTAGCTGTACGGTAGCGATGCTCGGCTTGCATTTATTAGGTGCAGGAAATGTTGATTTTATTGTGCCTAATCGCTTTGAGTATGGTTACGGGCTGACTCCTGAGATTGTGGAGTTAGTGATTGAGAAACAGGCTGATGTATTGGTCACGGTGGACAATGGTATTTCCAGTTTGGCTGGGGTTACGGCTGCCAAGCAGGCGGGTATGCAGGTTTTGGTGACTGACCACCATTTACCAGGTGATCAATTGCCTGATGCCGATGCCATAGTCAATCCTAACTTGCCCGATGATGAATTCCCCAGCCGTGCGCTTGCAGGTGTTGGGGTAATGTTTTATATACTCATGGCCATGCGCAGTCGTATGCGTGAGCAGGGTTGGTTTATAACGCGTAATATTGCCGAACCCAATCTGGCACAGTTATTGGATTTTGTGGCCTTAGGCACAGTTGCTGATGTGGTGGCTTTAGATCAAGTAAATCGTATTTTAGTGCATCAGGGTTTATTGCGCATGCGTTCCGATAAGGTGCATGCGGGCATTAAAGCGTTGGTGGAAGTTTCTGGACGTAGTTTGCATAGTTTGGCCTCTTCTGATTTAGGCTTTGCCATTGGCCCACGCTTGAATGCAGCAGGACGCATGGATGATATGAGTATTGGCATTCAATGCTTATTGGCTGATGAGAGGCAGTATGCAAAGCAATTGGCAATGCAAATGGACGAACTCAACAGTGACCGCCGTGAAGTTGAAGGCCAAATGAAGCAGGAAGCAATGGTGCTGTTAAAGGAAATGAAAGCCTTAGATGAGCAACATTTAACGGCAGGTGTTTGTATTTACAATGAAGACTGGCATCAAGGTGTCATTGGTATTTTGGCTTCACGTATTAAAGATAGACTAAACCGGCCAGTGATTGCCTTTGCCAATGCAGATAATGGTGAAATCAAAGGTTCTGCGCGTTCCATTCCAGGTGTGCATATTCGCGATGTGCTCAGTGATATTGCGGTAGCACATCCGAAGGTATTACAAAAATTTGGTGGACATGCCATGGCGGCAGGGCTGAGTATTCAATTGCATGACTACCCTGTTTTTATGTTGGCGTTTGATAAGGCAGTAGAGCGGCGTTTGGTTGATGTGGATTTAGCCCAAAAAGTTTATTCCGATGGTGAGTTAAGTGCTGCTGAGATGACTATCGGTTTTTGTGAGTTATTGCAAAGTGCGGGGCCATGGGGGCAAGAATTTCCAGAGCCTTTATTTCATGGTGTTTTTGAAGTAGTGCAATCACGTATAGTGGGCGAGCAACATCTTAAATTAGTATTACGGCAGGCGGTCGGTGAGCAGTTGATTGATGCCATTGCTTTTTTTGTAGAACGCCCTGAATATTGGTTGGGAATTCGCCAAGTCAAAATTGCGTATAAATTAGATATTAATGAGTATAAGGGGCAGCGTAATATCCAATTTATTATTGATTACCTTGAAAGGCTGGTGTAG